From Bradyrhizobium symbiodeficiens, the proteins below share one genomic window:
- a CDS encoding MlaE family ABC transporter permease: MNSDPKLERIAKGNALALCATGTWTASFAPVLERMVADAEKLAGGPQSIFIDVSEVAKLDTFGAWLIERLRRSLTQGAVEAQIAGLSANYSSLVDEVRRVRATAVVDSGTVTITGMLEQIGRAVAGVGGTVAGLVDMLGAVLAAGFRVLIHPRSFRLTSTVHHMEQVCWRAVPIVVLITFLIGCIIAQQGIFHFRRFGADIFVVDMLGVLVLREIGVLLVAIMVAGRSGSAYTAELGSMKMREEIDALRTMGFDPIEVLVLPRMMALVLALPILAFLGAMAALYGGGLVAWLYGGVEPEAFLLRLRDAISIDHFIVGIVKAPVMAAVIGIVACVEGLAVQGSAESLGQHTTASVVKGIFFVIVMDGVFAIFFASIGM; this comes from the coding sequence TTGAATAGCGATCCGAAGCTGGAACGGATTGCCAAGGGCAATGCGCTGGCACTCTGCGCCACCGGAACCTGGACCGCGAGCTTCGCACCGGTGCTGGAGCGGATGGTGGCCGACGCCGAGAAGCTCGCCGGTGGCCCGCAAAGCATCTTCATCGACGTCTCGGAGGTCGCCAAGCTCGACACCTTCGGCGCCTGGCTGATCGAGCGGCTGCGCCGCAGCCTGACGCAAGGCGCCGTCGAGGCGCAGATCGCGGGTCTCTCGGCCAATTATTCCAGCCTTGTCGACGAGGTGCGGCGGGTCAGGGCGACGGCCGTGGTCGACAGCGGCACGGTGACCATCACCGGCATGCTGGAGCAGATCGGCCGGGCCGTGGCCGGCGTGGGCGGGACGGTCGCGGGCCTCGTCGACATGCTCGGCGCCGTGCTCGCGGCAGGGTTTCGCGTCCTGATCCATCCGCGCTCGTTCCGCCTGACCTCGACCGTGCACCACATGGAGCAGGTTTGCTGGCGCGCGGTGCCGATCGTCGTGCTGATCACCTTCCTGATCGGCTGCATCATCGCGCAACAAGGCATCTTCCATTTTCGAAGATTCGGCGCCGATATCTTCGTGGTCGACATGCTGGGCGTGCTGGTGCTGCGCGAGATCGGCGTGCTGCTGGTCGCGATCATGGTCGCGGGACGCTCGGGGAGTGCCTACACCGCCGAGCTCGGCTCGATGAAGATGCGGGAAGAAATCGACGCGCTGCGCACCATGGGCTTCGATCCCATCGAGGTGCTGGTGCTGCCGCGCATGATGGCGCTGGTGCTGGCGCTGCCGATCCTGGCCTTCCTCGGCGCGATGGCCGCGCTCTATGGCGGCGGGCTCGTGGCCTGGCTCTATGGCGGCGTCGAGCCCGAGGCCTTCCTGCTGCGCTTGCGCGACGCCATCTCGATCGACCATTTCATCGTCGGCATCGTCAAGGCCCCCGTGATGGCCGCGGTGATCGGCATCGTCGCCTGCGTCGAGGGCCTCGCCGTGCAGGGCAGCGCGGAATCGCTGGGCCAGCACACCACGGCCTCGGTGGTGAAGGGTATTTTCTTCGTCATCGTGATGGACGGCGTGTTCGCGATCTTCTTCGCCTCGATCGGGATGTGA
- a CDS encoding negative regulator of septation ring formation, producing the protein MANTPKKVKDPTEVALSAIQEALNISDTAADTSRNASMRNETAPSMAPPPPIFDEPSFEPRPAANERANVFDPVEEPRASRRAANDDRETIGQLLQALQTGRPARSIYTGATIFTVIWLAACAALTVGFLPSIQAAMGQSGGVLAIAGLVTMFFAPIMLFYFLASLVWRGQQMSSVAQAMAQVAIRFSEPEGSASDSMVTVGQAIRREVAAMGDGIERAIARAGELETLVANEVAALERAYSDNEVRIRALLQDIAHQRDNLVGQAEQVRSAISGVQIDLRHDIALISDAIASRVDEVAKSITGALEERGAHITGALSNAGDNMILALGERGGDLLDRLEEASNETTRAVLDASERLTTSLNFKTGHVHDEFVDLADRVHEMLNERIDRITGEFEQRSAAIVDGISERTEQVHDSLKNSSDSLLLELELRSNDLSAKIDDAGNRLAGQILTSGDKASEALDATVNTLVAKVVSQTETAHDSLSLQMSAFDELVRNQGTELVEKFARDSGTLGALITRHISEFDRTVKTFGGEIVERMGQRTQDIHDSLKTYVDNFDTRFTANGGEITAILDQRLVQFETTIGERVSNFDTSLNGKIASLDGTIDGHIKTFDEQLVGRVAALEQSFDTRAKSVTDTIDNRLDTLATTLTDGATQAIQSIDSRLTHLTTSLTDGASQTIHSIDTRLTHLTTTLTGGATQALESIDSRLTYLSTAVTNGASQAVQSIDTRLTLLTSALTDGTAQAIEAVDRRITGVTEVIDGRSTHLTDTVTARFQEIHQAIETKVGSVASDIDVRVAQFEDLLGSRVEAVAGRIESSGRQASEDMMSRAEMISTAIRSHVEDAERSLTNLVVNTSETIQTGARTAQQSLMTVSSDVNAQLNMTSAEVERALTAVGTGAANSILTSAREAQSTLVTASGEASNQIKGLAADVERTLSAAGSATAASILAGAREVQTTLVTASSDAANHVKTLTADVQRSLSLAGTTTAESITAGARDAQSALIAASSETANQIKALSSDVQRSLTMAGTSTAEILTSGAREAQNTLVAGSSDAAAQVKSLTADVQRSLSMAGTSTAETITAGAREAQNMLVTASSEAANQVKSLAAEVHRSLSQVGQSTAETITTSARDAQSTLLTVSAEQTSQVRSLAAEMQRALATAGGATIEALTSGVREAQGTLISASTDAASQIKSLTTDIERTLTAVGADTASTILGSAREAQISLTSTSADAASQIRTISTEIERTLSAATANATNDIQTSALNAQNALITASNEASSRVKTSSSDVERSVLAASSSFGQAMTGKTDEIVTYVQQQAERLSNMIDAKRGSLVDAIGSKTSQLTLDIDRVTSDALKSIETRGQAFSQTMMGNGSEVARTINAASEIATTAVGKSLKDLEQASRSAIDQSRQVSIAAVTEMQETSKILRTDTVALFERLREGNILLQEVLTGAHDNLNSLERALVTRVADFVSAMNDVTSRNGEATQNLEEQLNVFNSKTTKALQDLGELSTQFDAHGKALVEAAQVVEQSNKNTTASLAERKQALESLVTTIDLRTADLDQRLSRFTGLLDESLAAAEERARDIARVVAETAGAGSAAITRQFEAVRVASEEEHRQTIEAMHDIYRSTTDEADAMFKQSTEKFTNLVSSMKQMAFEMHNELEATRNELRRGVLEMPQEAAESTAQMRKVIVDQIEALAELNRIVAQHGRGLDVTTTGRASVAVQRQEEPVMASAGGRSAETRMRDTGSASTLPPPDLGMPAARRTEAPPVAPAGNDQGRDGWLSDLLNRTDANQGAPTGREAPRGRAAPAPQPQAPQGGGNPLESLSLDIGRLMDRNLAAEMWDRYQRGENKAFTKRLYTPAGQKAFDEVARKYRADRNFKGTVDRYVAEFERLLDEVARDGRGPQELRSHLTSETGLVYTLLAHAAGRLG; encoded by the coding sequence ATGGCGAACACTCCGAAAAAGGTCAAAGACCCCACAGAAGTTGCGCTTTCTGCGATCCAGGAAGCCCTGAACATCAGCGACACGGCTGCCGACACCAGCCGCAACGCCTCGATGCGAAACGAAACCGCGCCTTCGATGGCGCCGCCGCCCCCGATCTTCGACGAGCCGAGCTTCGAGCCGCGTCCTGCCGCCAACGAACGGGCAAATGTGTTCGACCCGGTCGAGGAGCCGCGCGCTTCGCGCCGCGCCGCCAATGACGACCGCGAGACCATCGGCCAGTTGCTCCAGGCGTTGCAGACGGGTCGCCCTGCCCGCAGCATCTACACCGGCGCGACGATCTTCACCGTCATCTGGCTCGCAGCTTGCGCCGCGCTGACCGTCGGCTTCCTGCCCTCGATCCAGGCCGCCATGGGCCAGAGCGGCGGCGTGCTGGCCATCGCCGGCCTCGTCACCATGTTCTTCGCGCCCATCATGCTGTTCTACTTCCTGGCGAGCCTCGTCTGGCGCGGCCAGCAGATGAGCTCGGTCGCGCAGGCGATGGCCCAGGTCGCGATCCGCTTCTCCGAGCCCGAAGGCTCCGCCTCCGATTCCATGGTCACCGTCGGCCAGGCCATCCGCCGCGAGGTCGCGGCGATGGGCGACGGCATCGAGCGCGCCATCGCGCGCGCCGGCGAACTCGAGACGCTGGTCGCCAACGAGGTCGCCGCACTCGAACGCGCCTATTCCGACAACGAGGTGCGCATCCGCGCCCTGCTGCAGGACATCGCGCATCAGCGCGACAATCTGGTCGGCCAGGCCGAGCAGGTTCGCAGCGCCATCTCCGGCGTGCAGATCGATTTGCGCCACGACATCGCGCTGATCTCGGATGCGATCGCCTCGCGCGTCGACGAGGTCGCCAAGTCAATCACCGGCGCGCTGGAAGAGCGCGGCGCCCACATCACCGGCGCGCTGAGCAATGCCGGCGACAACATGATCCTGGCGCTCGGCGAGCGCGGCGGCGACCTGCTCGACCGTCTCGAGGAAGCCAGCAACGAGACCACGCGCGCCGTGCTCGACGCCAGCGAGCGGCTGACCACCAGCCTCAACTTCAAGACCGGCCACGTCCACGACGAGTTCGTCGACCTCGCCGACCGCGTCCACGAGATGCTCAACGAGCGCATCGACCGCATCACCGGCGAGTTCGAGCAGCGCTCCGCCGCGATCGTCGACGGCATCTCCGAGCGCACCGAGCAGGTGCACGACAGCCTGAAGAACTCCTCGGACTCGCTGCTGCTCGAGCTCGAGCTGCGCTCCAACGACCTCTCCGCCAAGATCGACGACGCCGGCAACCGCCTCGCCGGCCAGATCCTGACGAGCGGCGACAAGGCGAGCGAGGCGCTCGACGCCACCGTCAACACCCTCGTCGCGAAGGTCGTCAGCCAAACCGAGACCGCGCACGATTCGCTGTCGCTGCAGATGAGCGCGTTCGACGAGCTGGTGCGGAACCAGGGCACCGAGCTGGTCGAGAAGTTCGCGCGTGACAGCGGTACGCTGGGCGCGCTGATTACGCGCCACATCTCCGAGTTCGACCGCACCGTGAAGACCTTCGGCGGCGAGATCGTCGAGCGCATGGGCCAGCGCACGCAGGACATCCACGACTCGCTGAAGACCTATGTCGACAATTTCGACACCCGCTTCACCGCCAACGGCGGCGAGATCACCGCCATTCTCGACCAGCGCCTGGTGCAGTTCGAGACCACGATCGGCGAACGTGTCAGCAATTTCGACACCTCGCTGAACGGCAAGATCGCCAGCCTCGACGGCACGATCGATGGCCACATCAAGACCTTCGACGAACAGCTCGTCGGCCGCGTCGCCGCGCTGGAACAGTCGTTCGACACCCGCGCGAAGTCGGTCACCGACACGATCGACAACCGCCTCGACACCCTGGCGACGACACTGACTGACGGCGCCACCCAGGCGATCCAGTCGATCGACTCCCGCCTCACCCACCTCACGACGTCGCTCACCGATGGTGCATCCCAGACCATCCACTCGATCGACACGCGACTGACCCACCTCACGACGACGCTCACCGGCGGCGCGACCCAGGCGCTCGAGTCCATCGACTCCCGCCTCACCTACCTCTCCACCGCGGTGACGAACGGCGCCTCGCAGGCGGTGCAGTCGATCGACACGCGTCTGACCCTGTTGACATCGGCCCTCACGGACGGCACCGCGCAGGCGATCGAGGCGGTCGACCGCCGCATCACCGGCGTCACCGAGGTGATCGACGGCCGCAGCACGCATCTGACCGACACGGTCACGGCGCGCTTCCAGGAGATCCATCAGGCCATCGAGACCAAGGTCGGCTCCGTCGCCAGCGACATCGACGTGCGCGTGGCGCAGTTCGAGGACCTGCTTGGCTCACGTGTCGAGGCCGTCGCAGGCCGCATCGAAAGCAGCGGCCGCCAGGCCAGCGAGGACATGATGTCCCGCGCCGAGATGATCTCGACCGCGATCCGCTCGCATGTCGAGGACGCCGAGCGCTCGCTCACCAACCTCGTCGTCAATACCAGCGAGACGATCCAGACAGGCGCACGCACCGCCCAGCAGTCGCTGATGACGGTCTCCTCCGACGTCAACGCCCAGCTCAACATGACCTCGGCCGAAGTCGAGCGGGCGCTGACCGCGGTCGGCACCGGTGCGGCAAACTCGATCCTGACCAGTGCACGCGAAGCGCAGTCGACCCTGGTCACGGCTTCGGGCGAGGCCTCGAACCAGATCAAGGGGCTCGCCGCCGACGTCGAGCGTACGCTGTCCGCGGCCGGTTCGGCGACGGCCGCCTCGATCCTGGCCGGCGCGCGCGAGGTGCAGACCACCCTCGTCACGGCGTCGTCGGATGCGGCCAACCACGTCAAGACGCTTACTGCCGACGTGCAGCGCTCGCTGTCGCTGGCCGGCACCACCACGGCGGAATCGATCACCGCCGGCGCCCGCGATGCGCAGAGTGCATTGATCGCGGCCTCGAGCGAGACCGCCAACCAGATCAAGGCGCTCTCCTCCGATGTGCAGCGCTCGCTCACGATGGCCGGCACCTCCACCGCCGAGATCCTCACCAGCGGCGCGCGCGAGGCTCAGAACACCCTGGTTGCCGGCTCCTCGGATGCGGCGGCCCAGGTCAAGTCGCTCACCGCCGACGTGCAGCGCTCGCTCTCGATGGCCGGCACCTCGACCGCCGAGACCATCACCGCCGGCGCGCGCGAGGCCCAGAACATGCTGGTCACGGCGTCTTCCGAGGCGGCCAACCAGGTCAAGTCGCTCGCGGCCGAAGTGCATCGTTCGCTCTCGCAGGTCGGCCAGTCGACCGCCGAGACGATCACCACCAGCGCTCGCGACGCCCAGAGCACCCTGCTCACGGTTTCGGCCGAACAGACCAGCCAGGTTCGTTCGCTCGCGGCCGAGATGCAGCGCGCGCTGGCAACCGCCGGCGGCGCCACCATCGAGGCGCTCACCAGCGGCGTGCGCGAGGCGCAGGGCACGCTGATCTCCGCGTCGACCGACGCGGCCAGCCAGATCAAGTCGCTGACCACGGACATCGAGCGCACGCTGACCGCGGTCGGCGCCGACACCGCCTCGACCATCCTCGGCAGCGCGCGCGAAGCCCAGATCTCGCTGACCTCGACCTCGGCGGACGCCGCGAGCCAGATCCGCACGATCTCGACCGAGATCGAGCGCACGCTGAGCGCAGCCACCGCGAACGCGACCAACGACATCCAGACCAGCGCGCTCAACGCCCAGAACGCGCTGATCACCGCCTCCAACGAGGCCAGCTCGCGGGTCAAGACGAGCTCGTCCGACGTCGAGCGTTCGGTGCTCGCCGCCAGCTCGAGCTTCGGCCAGGCCATGACCGGCAAGACCGACGAGATCGTCACCTACGTGCAGCAGCAGGCCGAGCGCCTGTCGAACATGATCGACGCCAAGCGCGGCTCCCTGGTCGACGCGATCGGCTCCAAGACCAGCCAGCTCACGCTCGACATCGACCGCGTCACCTCGGACGCGCTGAAGTCGATCGAGACGCGCGGCCAGGCGTTCTCGCAGACCATGATGGGCAACGGCTCGGAAGTCGCGCGCACCATCAACGCGGCGAGCGAGATCGCCACGACGGCGGTCGGCAAGTCGCTCAAGGACCTGGAGCAGGCCTCGCGTTCGGCGATCGACCAGTCGCGCCAGGTCTCGATCGCGGCCGTCACCGAGATGCAGGAGACCAGCAAGATCCTGCGTACCGACACGGTGGCGCTGTTCGAGCGTCTGCGCGAAGGCAACATCCTGCTTCAGGAGGTGCTGACCGGTGCGCACGACAACCTCAACTCGCTCGAGCGGGCACTGGTGACGCGTGTCGCTGACTTCGTCTCGGCGATGAACGACGTCACCTCGCGCAACGGCGAGGCGACGCAGAACCTGGAAGAGCAGCTCAACGTCTTCAACAGCAAGACCACGAAAGCGCTGCAGGATCTCGGCGAGCTGTCGACCCAGTTCGACGCGCACGGCAAGGCGCTGGTCGAAGCCGCGCAGGTCGTCGAGCAGAGCAACAAGAACACCACCGCCTCGCTCGCCGAGCGCAAGCAGGCGCTGGAATCGCTCGTCACCACGATCGACCTGCGCACGGCCGATCTCGACCAGCGGCTGTCGCGCTTCACCGGCCTGCTCGATGAATCGCTGGCCGCGGCCGAAGAGCGCGCCCGCGACATCGCGCGCGTCGTCGCCGAGACCGCCGGCGCAGGCTCGGCCGCGATCACCCGCCAGTTCGAGGCGGTGCGCGTGGCCTCCGAAGAGGAGCACCGCCAGACCATCGAGGCCATGCACGACATCTACCGCTCCACCACCGACGAAGCGGATGCGATGTTCAAGCAGTCGACCGAGAAGTTCACCAACCTCGTCTCCAGCATGAAGCAGATGGCCTTCGAGATGCACAACGAGCTCGAAGCCACCCGCAACGAGCTGCGCCGCGGCGTGCTCGAGATGCCGCAGGAGGCCGCCGAGAGCACGGCGCAGATGCGCAAGGTGATCGTCGACCAGATCGAGGCCCTCGCCGAGCTCAACCGCATCGTGGCCCAGCACGGCCGCGGCCTCGACGTCACCACGACGGGCCGCGCGTCCGTCGCCGTCCAGCGCCAGGAGGAGCCGGTCATGGCAAGCGCGGGCGGACGCAGCGCCGAGACCCGCATGCGCGACACCGGCAGCGCTTCCACGCTGCCGCCGCCGGACCTCGGCATGCCGGCCGCGCGCCGCACCGAAGCACCGCCGGTCGCGCCCGCCGGCAACGACCAGGGCCGTGACGGCTGGCTGTCGGACCTCCTCAACCGGACCGACGCCAATCAGGGCGCCCCGACCGGCCGTGAGGCTCCGCGTGGCCGCGCTGCACCCGCGCCGCAACCGCAGGCGCCGCAAGGTGGCGGCAATCCGCTGGAATCGCTGTCGCTCGACATCGGCCGGCTGATGGACCGCAACCTCGCCGCCGAGATGTGGGACCGCTACCAGCGCGGCGAGAACAAGGCCTTCACCAAGCGCCTCTACACGCCCGCCGGCCAGAAGGCCTTCGACGAGGTCGCCCGCAAGTACCGCGCCGACCGCAACTTCAAGGGCACGGTCGACCGCTACGTCGCCGAGTTCGAACGCCTGCTCGACGAAGTCGCCCGCGACGGCCGCGGCCCGCAGGAGCTGCGCAGCCACCTGACCTCGGAAACGGGTCTCGTGTACACCCTGCTGGCGCATGCGGCGGGACGGCTGGGGTGA
- a CDS encoding type IV toxin-antitoxin system AbiEi family antitoxin domain-containing protein gives MIENNLRTLGPAESKVVLSFREQGRTVVRASDVLELLGSENSARKVIRNLIRKGWLSRIVGGRYMLLPPEHGPENLGENNILALAAAAVEPSYIGWWSAASYHGFTTQKPMTVFVAVQRQVPVRTIEGSDVRFIKVTPRKFFGYGPYKVYDRIVLISTPEKTFVDCLDHPELCGGPSELARIAHSALAKLDLEKLRDTVLSMKSKAVFQRLGFLSDLVGRPLADEFRSTLRTAVPKSYRSTFGRTERREGI, from the coding sequence ATGATAGAAAACAATCTTCGAACCCTCGGCCCCGCCGAATCTAAAGTCGTCCTATCCTTCCGCGAGCAGGGACGAACGGTCGTGCGCGCGTCGGATGTGCTCGAGCTGCTGGGATCTGAGAACTCGGCCCGAAAAGTCATTCGCAATCTCATCAGGAAAGGCTGGCTCTCCAGAATAGTTGGCGGACGCTACATGCTGCTGCCGCCCGAACATGGTCCTGAAAACCTCGGCGAAAATAATATCCTCGCCCTTGCGGCTGCGGCTGTAGAGCCTTCCTACATCGGCTGGTGGTCGGCCGCATCCTATCACGGCTTCACTACCCAAAAGCCGATGACTGTGTTTGTCGCGGTGCAGCGGCAAGTACCTGTCCGTACTATCGAGGGGAGCGACGTTCGCTTCATCAAAGTCACTCCCAGGAAGTTCTTCGGTTACGGGCCGTATAAGGTTTACGACCGGATCGTCCTGATTTCGACGCCCGAGAAAACATTCGTGGACTGTCTGGATCATCCAGAACTTTGCGGCGGTCCGTCGGAGCTTGCGCGCATCGCCCATAGTGCGCTGGCAAAGCTTGATTTGGAGAAGCTGCGCGACACGGTCCTCTCGATGAAATCCAAAGCGGTTTTCCAGCGTCTCGGCTTCCTCTCCGACCTCGTCGGAAGGCCGCTCGCAGATGAGTTTCGATCGACCTTGAGGACTGCCGTTCCGAAGAGCTACCGTTCAACGTTCGGCCGGACGGAAAGGCGCGAGGGGATATAG
- a CDS encoding nucleotidyl transferase AbiEii/AbiGii toxin family protein, which translates to MLRLNDMRRVALRSGARDISKVEIDIILTYLLQLFVEKGITEHVAFKGGTMLRKMVFGPRGRLSTDLDFTVRTDISRDDLMTMMLDALSEPYRGLSFELKDKDWYLTDDGCAANPICSHEDNEQGVNIKLQVSLREKPILPVLPVAQLDQEYFKLLEFKPADIPSLALEEAISEKIRAASQRSKIRDLHDLSEITGRNPNRDLVRPLAVLKLWNSGGPGLDYGRFAERVKGGGDYDIADLTNLLRKDQKPDLDGMIRRVIDGFRFLADLTEAEKVLAADTQQKKQPEAQALVASLNG; encoded by the coding sequence ATGCTGAGATTGAACGACATGCGCAGAGTAGCGCTCCGATCGGGGGCGCGCGATATCAGCAAGGTCGAGATCGACATCATCTTGACCTACCTGTTGCAGCTTTTCGTCGAGAAGGGAATTACGGAGCACGTCGCCTTCAAGGGCGGGACGATGCTGCGCAAGATGGTTTTTGGCCCAAGAGGCCGGCTTTCAACCGACCTGGATTTCACGGTTCGAACCGACATCTCCCGGGACGACCTCATGACTATGATGCTCGATGCTTTGTCGGAACCTTATAGGGGACTTAGTTTCGAGCTAAAGGACAAGGACTGGTACCTCACCGACGACGGCTGTGCCGCAAATCCCATCTGCTCTCACGAGGACAACGAGCAAGGTGTCAACATCAAGCTGCAAGTCAGCTTGCGTGAGAAGCCTATTCTTCCTGTTCTGCCTGTCGCGCAACTTGACCAGGAATATTTCAAGCTTCTCGAATTCAAGCCGGCTGACATTCCATCGCTCGCATTGGAGGAGGCGATCTCCGAAAAGATTCGCGCCGCGAGCCAGCGTTCGAAAATTCGCGACCTGCACGATCTTTCAGAAATCACAGGACGCAATCCGAACCGCGACCTCGTGCGGCCGCTCGCGGTTCTGAAGCTCTGGAACAGCGGCGGTCCAGGCCTTGATTACGGGCGCTTCGCCGAACGCGTAAAAGGCGGCGGCGATTACGATATCGCCGATCTGACTAACCTTCTGCGAAAAGATCAGAAGCCCGATCTTGATGGGATGATCCGGCGCGTCATTGACGGTTTCCGGTTCCTTGCTGACTTAACGGAGGCTGAGAAGGTCCTTGCGGCCGACACGCAGCAGAAAAAACAACCGGAGGCGCAGGCTCTTGTTGCTTCTCTCAACGGCTGA
- a CDS encoding ABC transporter ATP-binding protein, translating into MAPEIPNPIIRVRDITVQFGSTRVLDGLNLDVKRGEILGFVGPSGAGKSVLTRTIIGLVPKLAGSIEVFGVDLDSSNTSQRRNVERRWGVLFQQGALFSSLTVRQNIQFPMREYLRVSQRLMDEITMAKLAMVGLKPEVAERFPSELSGGMIKRVALARALSLDPDLVFLDEPTSGLDPIGAGDFDELVRTLQRTLGLTVFMVTHDLDSLYTACDRIAVLGNGKIIAAGSIADMQASQHPWLRQYFHGKRARAVMG; encoded by the coding sequence ATGGCTCCCGAAATCCCAAATCCCATCATCCGCGTCCGCGATATCACCGTGCAGTTCGGCAGCACACGCGTGCTCGACGGCCTCAACCTCGACGTCAAGCGCGGCGAGATTTTGGGCTTCGTCGGCCCATCCGGCGCGGGCAAGTCGGTGCTGACGCGCACCATCATCGGCCTCGTGCCGAAGCTCGCAGGCTCCATCGAGGTGTTCGGCGTCGACCTCGATTCCTCCAACACGTCGCAGCGCCGCAACGTGGAGCGGCGCTGGGGCGTCTTGTTCCAGCAGGGCGCGCTGTTCTCCTCGCTGACCGTGCGGCAGAACATCCAGTTTCCGATGCGCGAATATCTGCGGGTCTCGCAGCGGCTGATGGACGAGATCACCATGGCCAAGCTCGCCATGGTCGGCCTCAAGCCCGAGGTCGCCGAGCGATTTCCCTCGGAGCTCTCCGGCGGCATGATCAAGCGCGTGGCGCTGGCGCGCGCGCTGTCGCTGGATCCGGACCTCGTCTTCCTGGACGAGCCGACTTCGGGCCTCGATCCGATCGGCGCCGGCGATTTCGACGAGTTGGTCAGGACGCTCCAGCGCACTTTGGGGCTGACCGTTTTCATGGTAACCCACGACCTCGACAGCCTTTACACAGCATGTGACCGCATCGCCGTTTTAGGAAACGGTAAGATCATAGCGGCAGGGTCGATCGCCGACATGCAGGCCTCGCAGCATCCCTGGTTGAGGCAGTATTTCCATGGCAAGCGCGCCCGCGCGGTCATGGGGTGA
- a CDS encoding MlaD family protein, whose protein sequence is METRANYVLIGSFTLAVLAAAIGFVLWFQSLHTTKQRSPLRVVFEGPAAGLRNGGSVNFNGIRVGEVVSVKLDNPRRVVALAMIENNAPIRKDTLVGLEFQGLTGVAAISLKGGDEAAPPPPLDQDGIPTLTADPNKLQDVTEAIRGTLQNINKIVADNQESVKNSLKNLETFTNSLARNSEKIDVIMGKVDGVMLKADNLMLGLNTLAGGKDGGELFQAVKSIRELADDFDKRSGALMTDGRRTLGDISRAVNNFDRNPTRVLFGASNSAPAAAPPPPPEPPRPATAPKRQ, encoded by the coding sequence ATGGAAACGCGGGCGAACTACGTCTTGATCGGATCGTTCACGCTGGCGGTGCTTGCCGCGGCGATCGGCTTCGTGCTCTGGTTCCAGTCGCTGCACACCACCAAGCAGCGCAGTCCGCTGCGCGTCGTGTTCGAAGGTCCGGCGGCGGGCCTGCGCAACGGCGGCAGCGTCAATTTCAACGGTATCCGGGTGGGCGAGGTGGTCTCGGTGAAGCTGGACAACCCGCGGCGGGTTGTCGCACTCGCCATGATCGAGAATAACGCCCCGATCCGCAAGGACACCCTGGTCGGCCTCGAATTCCAGGGCCTCACCGGCGTTGCCGCGATCTCGCTCAAGGGCGGCGACGAGGCCGCGCCGCCGCCGCCGCTCGACCAGGACGGCATCCCGACGCTGACCGCCGATCCCAACAAGCTGCAGGACGTCACCGAGGCGATCCGCGGCACGCTGCAGAACATCAACAAGATCGTCGCCGACAATCAGGAGTCGGTGAAGAACTCGCTGAAGAATCTGGAGACCTTCACGAACTCTCTGGCGCGCAACTCCGAGAAGATCGACGTCATCATGGGCAAGGTCGACGGCGTCATGCTCAAGGCCGACAATCTCATGCTGGGCCTGAATACGCTTGCCGGCGGCAAGGACGGCGGCGAGCTGTTCCAGGCGGTGAAGTCGATCCGCGAGCTCGCCGACGATTTTGACAAGCGCTCCGGCGCCTTGATGACCGACGGCCGGCGCACCCTCGGCGACATCAGCCGCGCCGTGAACAATTTCGACCGCAACCCGACCCGCGTGCTGTTCGGCGCCAGCAACAGCGCGCCCGCCGCCGCGCCGCCGCCACCGCCTGAGCCGCCGAGGCCGGCAACGGCGCCCAAGCGGCAGTAA